The region GGTGTCGCGGTAGACCAGGCGATGGTTGGCGGTGCCGTCGCCGATCCGCTCCTTCATCGCGGTGCCCGGCGATGCGGCGGCCTCGCCGGACGAGACGAAACGACCGTTGCCGGCGCTGCGGTGGACAGAACGGGTCATAGCAACCACTCCCCCTGCCGAGCTGCCAGTCAGCTCGTCAAGCCGATTGTCGGCAGCCTCGGCATTCGGGGGAACTCCCTCGCCTGGACATCACACGACCGTGTCGGCGAGTCGTCGAGACGTCTGCTGGCGCGGTGATTGTCCGGTTCAGTGGGCGATCGGGGCGGCGGAGACCGAACGCTCGGTCGTTCCGCCCGACCCATCCGGGTCCGGGACGACGGCGTGCTGCCGGATCCAGGCGTGCATGGCGATCCCCGCGGCGACGCCCGCGTTGATGGACCGGGTGGAGCCGAACTGGGCGATGGAGACCACCCGGGCCGCACCGTCGCGCGCCGCGTCGGTCAGGCCGGACGACTCGGCCCCGAAGAGCAGCAGACAGTCCCGCGGCAGGTCCGCGGTCTCGATCGGCCGGGCCCCGGGCAGGTTGTCGACGGCCACCACGGTCAGACCGGCCCCGGCGGCGAAGGCCAGCACGTCCGCGACCGTCTCGTGGTGCCGCAGGTGCTGGTAGCGGTCGGTGACCATCGCTCCCCGGCGGTTCCACCGGCGCCGTCCGACGATGTGCACTTCGGCGGCGGCGAACGCGTTGGCCGTGCGCACCACCGTGCCGATGTTCAGGTCGTGACCGAAGTTCTCGATGGCCACGTGGAACGAGTGCCGGCGGCGGTCGAGGTCGGCGACGATCGCCTCCCGCCGCCAGTAGCGGTACCGGTCGACGACATTGCGGCGGTCGCCGTGCTCCAGCAGCTCGGGGTCCAGGCGCTCGTCGTCGGGCCAGGGCCGTGGGTGCGGCCCGACCCCGACGTCGGTCCCGGGGGACGTCCATTCGGTGGGGCCGGGCGACTCGTCCGCGGACGTCACATCGGAGGCAGGTCGAGGTCGCCCAGGCCGAGCAGGTAGCGGTACTCCAACCCCGCGTCGGCCAGGACCTTGTCGGCGCCGGTGCCGCGATCGACGATCGTCGCGACCCCGATGACCTCGGCGCCGGCCTCGCGAAGCGCGGTCACCGCGGTCAGCGGGGAGGCGCCGGTGGTGGTGGTGTCCTCCACGACGAGCACCCGACGGCCGACCACGTCCGGACCTTCGATACGCCGCTGCATGCCGTGGTGCTTGGCCTCCTTGCGGACCACGAAGCAGTCCACCGGTCGCCCCGGGGCGTGCATCACGGCCCCGGCGACCGGGTCGGCGCCCAGGGTCAGGCCACCGACCGCGGCATAGTCCCAGTCGGCGGTGAGCTGCCGGAGCAGGACGCCGATGAGCGGCCCCGCCTCGTGGTGCAGGGTCGCGCGCCGCAGGTCGACGTAGTAGTCCGCCTCCCGTCCGGAGGACAGGGTGACCCGCCCCCACACCACGGACAGCTCGCGCACCAGTTCGGCCAACCGGCTGCGGGCGGCCGCGTCGGGGGCCGGGCCGGTGTCGGGCGCTCCTGCCACCGGGAAACCGGTGAGCTCGGAGAGTTCGGCGGCGGGGCCGTCGGCGGTGGCGTGGGGGTTCGTCTCGGCGGCCGGATCCGGCAGAACAGTCACGCGACCAGGGTGTCACACCAGGTCATCACCGCCGCGCCGTGGCCGACCGCGCCGGACCTCAGGTGAAGATGCTGACCCCGCCCGGTCCGACGAGCAGACCGACGACGATGAGGACCACGCCCCACAGCAACTGCTTGCGGACGATGGCGACGATGCCGCTGATCACCAGGATGACGGCGAGGATCCACAGCAGAGTGGCCACGGCACAGCTCCTTCCACACGACGTGGTCGGGCGGTTCCCCGTCAGGGACCTCGGGTGCGATCACGCGGATCACCGTCCGGCCGCTGGGCGCATCAACATTTCCCGAGCCGGCAGTCTGCGAAACGGGGGTCACCCTCCCGGGGACGACCCGGTGACCGGTGGTTCCGGCCGAATCTGGGTATGTGAGGGAAGCGGGGGCCGGCGCCGCCGGCCCATCACGAGGAAGAGGTGGACCCGATGACGGACCCAGCGACGAACCAGCCCCCGGCGGACGGTGCGGAGACGGACGAGATCCCCAACGCCGAGACCGGCGTGGGAGTCGGCGCCGACGCGGAGCCGGACACCTTCGAACCGGAGGAGCCCTCGCACTGACTCTGCCGGGTCGGCCCGGCCGGCCCGGTGACCGGAGGGCCGGTCATCCCGCCGGGGATGGCCGGCCCTCGGCCGACGTCAGGTGCGGCCCTTGGCCTTGACCTTCGCCGCCGATCTCCGTACGAGGCTGCGCGGGGCGAGCTTGGTGAACAGGTAGATCCCCTTGTAGAGGGCACCCGGGATCGACAGCGGCTTGCCGGCCCGGAATTCGGCGAGCGAGGTGGCGACCAGCTTGTCGACGTCCACGTAGGCCCACCCGGGGGTCGAGCTCATGTCGATGCGGGCGCGCTGATGGAACTCGGTACGGACGAAGCCCGGAC is a window of Nakamurella flava DNA encoding:
- a CDS encoding ABC transporter ATP-binding protein produces the protein MTRSVHRSAGNGRFVSSGEAAASPGTAMKERIGDGTANHRLVYRDTGTGRFVTKARNESDPGHTVAQRV
- a CDS encoding TrmH family RNA methyltransferase, whose amino-acid sequence is MTSADESPGPTEWTSPGTDVGVGPHPRPWPDDERLDPELLEHGDRRNVVDRYRYWRREAIVADLDRRRHSFHVAIENFGHDLNIGTVVRTANAFAAAEVHIVGRRRWNRRGAMVTDRYQHLRHHETVADVLAFAAGAGLTVVAVDNLPGARPIETADLPRDCLLLFGAESSGLTDAARDGAARVVSIAQFGSTRSINAGVAAGIAMHAWIRQHAVVPDPDGSGGTTERSVSAAPIAH
- the pyrE gene encoding orotate phosphoribosyltransferase — encoded protein: MAGAPDTGPAPDAAARSRLAELVRELSVVWGRVTLSSGREADYYVDLRRATLHHEAGPLIGVLLRQLTADWDYAAVGGLTLGADPVAGAVMHAPGRPVDCFVVRKEAKHHGMQRRIEGPDVVGRRVLVVEDTTTTGASPLTAVTALREAGAEVIGVATIVDRGTGADKVLADAGLEYRYLLGLGDLDLPPM
- a CDS encoding GPGG-motif small membrane protein; this translates as MATLLWILAVILVISGIVAIVRKQLLWGVVLIVVGLLVGPGGVSIFT